The following are encoded in a window of Gammaproteobacteria bacterium genomic DNA:
- a CDS encoding ATP-binding protein, with amino-acid sequence MNFPSIRTRVLLLAIIPTTAACIIFFSYFASKQNHDIEAALTDKGDDIASHLASASEYSLFSGNLSLLNPLVDSAYKEDNVVSITITDDQGTPLIQRPVTQSPKPTATENKIPSTNNRVFSKPIIQNTIAISDFDEGEETLPSVIGWVVIEMSNELTLKRKRKATTETLFITLIILASSIYLGTTISRRITAPIITLTNAVKEIEKGNLNIPINTYSTGELLSLEEGIRGMLRSIKTSHRDSQQQIEKATGKLRESLELLEHKNYDLTIARQEALSASQAKSSFLANISHEIRTPMNGILGFIRLLKNTRLTDEQLDYLGTIEQSSQNLLFIINDVLDLAKFEAGKLSLDNAPFNLHECIEDVEILLSPSMSEKGLELATLFYDDTPENVIGPQGRIKQILINLIGNAIKFSDRGIIIVRAMIETRNKDTALVKISVSDQGPGISEKNQQRLFHSFSQLDESDTRKHGGAGLGLSISKSLAKAMNGDIGVESRLNEGSTFWFSFECSLDPQENTLVEKIPPFKARSVAVYDSNELSLLCITHSLRKLGLSVIEYHTIDDLTDSIGNSSEADAYAFNVSADEIDNIADIFSHNPHLNEKSVAIIKLSKTDTRAKLWEHAIHNHLLRPFRRADLITLLARITSKNKAVDSPADADASASATLPALNRLDGFSVLVAEDNMINAKFISTILQRSGAETVIVNNGKMAIDEFTKKKFDVVLMDINMPIMNGIEATRIIRNLEDANHHTPILGLTAISVDNNDLKYREAGLDDVLEKPIAVDELLHEIVYRIHSRQLPATIQPPKITTSDRLASVDRLGLDKNLSAAMNEMLLAELPGTRQALVSAYATKDRDSLRNEVHRFIGGMSYCDVPKLYRLTIDFQKSLQTEDGDLSGGFGALITEIDSLINPSLRDET; translated from the coding sequence ATGAACTTCCCCAGCATCCGGACGCGCGTGCTATTACTGGCCATTATTCCGACCACAGCCGCATGCATCATATTTTTCAGCTATTTTGCCAGCAAGCAAAACCATGACATCGAGGCCGCCCTCACGGACAAGGGCGACGACATCGCCAGCCACCTGGCTTCCGCCAGTGAATACAGCCTGTTTTCCGGTAACCTCAGCCTGCTTAACCCGCTGGTGGATAGCGCCTACAAAGAAGACAATGTGGTTTCAATTACCATCACCGACGATCAGGGCACACCGCTGATACAGCGGCCAGTCACTCAATCGCCAAAACCAACAGCCACCGAGAATAAAATCCCCAGCACCAATAACCGCGTCTTCAGCAAACCGATCATCCAGAACACCATAGCCATCAGCGACTTCGATGAGGGCGAAGAAACGCTCCCATCGGTTATCGGCTGGGTCGTTATTGAGATGTCCAATGAGCTCACCCTGAAACGCAAACGAAAGGCCACGACAGAAACCCTGTTCATCACCCTGATCATTCTCGCCAGCAGCATTTATCTAGGTACAACGATCAGCCGTCGCATTACGGCGCCGATCATCACACTCACCAATGCCGTAAAAGAAATAGAAAAGGGTAACCTGAACATACCGATCAACACCTATTCGACAGGCGAATTACTGTCTCTCGAAGAGGGAATCCGCGGCATGCTACGTTCCATAAAAACGTCCCATCGAGACTCCCAGCAACAGATTGAAAAAGCCACCGGAAAATTACGCGAATCGCTGGAACTCCTCGAACACAAGAATTACGATCTGACTATCGCCAGACAGGAGGCATTATCCGCCAGCCAGGCGAAGTCATCCTTTCTCGCCAATATCAGCCACGAAATTCGCACACCGATGAATGGCATACTGGGATTTATTCGCCTGCTCAAAAACACAAGATTAACGGATGAACAGCTGGACTATCTGGGCACTATCGAGCAATCCTCGCAAAATCTGCTTTTCATCATTAACGATGTGCTAGATCTTGCAAAGTTCGAGGCAGGAAAGCTATCTCTCGACAACGCCCCCTTCAATCTTCACGAATGCATTGAAGATGTCGAAATACTGCTATCGCCATCAATGAGTGAAAAAGGTCTGGAACTCGCGACGTTATTTTATGATGACACGCCTGAAAACGTCATCGGACCTCAGGGGCGGATTAAACAGATCCTCATCAACCTGATAGGCAATGCGATAAAGTTTTCCGACCGGGGGATTATCATCGTGCGGGCGATGATTGAAACACGCAACAAGGACACCGCCCTTGTCAAAATATCAGTCAGCGACCAGGGGCCTGGTATTTCGGAAAAAAATCAGCAACGGCTGTTCCATTCATTTTCACAGCTCGATGAAAGCGATACCCGAAAACATGGCGGTGCTGGCCTGGGGCTCTCAATATCAAAATCCCTCGCCAAAGCAATGAACGGTGATATCGGGGTTGAAAGCCGCCTCAATGAAGGCTCGACATTCTGGTTCAGCTTTGAATGCAGCCTTGATCCCCAGGAGAATACCCTGGTTGAAAAAATACCGCCCTTCAAAGCAAGGTCGGTTGCCGTGTATGACAGTAATGAACTTTCACTGCTGTGCATCACGCATAGCTTGCGCAAGCTGGGCCTCTCTGTCATTGAATATCACACCATTGATGACCTAACGGATTCAATAGGCAACAGCAGTGAAGCCGATGCCTATGCCTTTAATGTATCGGCCGACGAAATAGACAATATTGCTGATATTTTCAGCCACAACCCGCACCTGAACGAAAAATCGGTGGCGATTATCAAACTGTCAAAAACGGATACTCGGGCCAAACTATGGGAGCATGCTATTCACAACCATCTACTGCGGCCCTTTCGAAGAGCCGATTTAATTACCCTGCTAGCCCGCATTACCTCGAAAAACAAGGCCGTTGACAGCCCCGCCGACGCAGACGCATCCGCATCCGCAACATTACCCGCCCTGAACAGACTCGATGGATTCAGCGTACTGGTTGCTGAAGACAACATGATTAATGCAAAATTCATATCAACCATCCTCCAGCGATCTGGCGCGGAAACGGTAATCGTCAATAACGGTAAAATGGCGATCGATGAATTCACCAAAAAAAAATTCGACGTGGTATTAATGGACATCAACATGCCCATCATGAATGGCATCGAAGCGACTCGCATAATCCGCAATCTGGAAGATGCAAACCATCACACGCCGATACTTGGCCTGACCGCGATCAGCGTAGATAACAATGACCTGAAGTACCGGGAAGCCGGTCTGGATGATGTGTTGGAAAAGCCCATCGCGGTTGATGAACTACTGCACGAAATTGTGTATCGGATTCATTCCAGGCAGCTGCCAGCCACGATTCAGCCGCCAAAAATCACTACCTCAGACAGGCTGGCCAGTGTGGATCGTCTGGGCCTCGACAAGAACCTCTCTGCCGCCATGAATGAAATGTTGCTGGCCGAACTACCCGGCACCCGGCAGGCGCTTGTTAGCGCATATGCAACAAAAGACCGGGATTCACTGCGCAACGAGGTGCACCGATTCATTGGCGGAATGAGTTACTGCGATGTACCAAAACTGTATCGTTTGACGATCGACTTTCAAAAAAGCCTGCAGACAGAAGACGGTGATTTGAGCGGAGGTTTCGGGGCCTTGATCACCGAGATTGACTCACTCATCAACCCCTCACTCCGCGACGAAACCTGA
- the galU gene encoding UTP--glucose-1-phosphate uridylyltransferase GalU encodes MTKAIKTAVFPVAGLGTRFLPATKANPKEMLPIVDKPLIQYAAEEAIAAGITELVFVTSSSKRAIEDHFDRNFELESVLEARAKDDLLAVVRGVLPKGVSCVYIRQPEALGLGHAVLCAKNVVGDNPFAVILADDLIDDGGKGCLSQMTAIHNDRQCSLLGVERVNKEDTDKYGVVRADMSEGRTGRIEEIVEKPKPDVAPSNLAVVGRYILSPRIFEILEITGQGAGGEIQLTDAIAELLKEEDVLAYEFEGKRYDCGSKLGYLTATVEYALKHPELREDFLQYLRSYCFPSE; translated from the coding sequence ATGACAAAAGCAATTAAAACGGCCGTTTTTCCGGTCGCCGGTCTGGGTACACGCTTTCTGCCTGCCACCAAGGCAAATCCAAAAGAGATGCTGCCCATCGTGGATAAACCGCTGATCCAGTATGCAGCAGAAGAGGCTATTGCTGCGGGAATCACCGAGCTGGTGTTTGTCACCAGTAGCAGTAAGCGCGCGATTGAGGATCATTTTGATCGGAACTTTGAACTTGAAAGTGTGTTGGAGGCCCGTGCAAAAGACGACCTGCTGGCGGTGGTGAGAGGTGTCCTGCCCAAGGGCGTTAGCTGCGTCTACATTCGTCAACCGGAAGCATTAGGGCTTGGCCACGCGGTGCTGTGTGCAAAGAATGTGGTGGGTGATAATCCATTCGCAGTCATTTTGGCCGATGACCTTATTGATGATGGCGGCAAGGGGTGTTTGTCGCAAATGACGGCCATCCACAACGATCGTCAGTGCAGTCTGCTGGGCGTGGAAAGGGTTAATAAGGAAGATACGGATAAATACGGTGTTGTGAGGGCGGATATGAGCGAAGGCCGCACCGGCAGGATTGAGGAAATTGTCGAAAAGCCAAAGCCGGACGTCGCGCCATCCAATCTCGCCGTGGTCGGGCGTTATATCCTGTCACCCAGAATATTCGAGATCCTGGAAATCACCGGGCAGGGTGCCGGCGGGGAGATTCAGCTGACCGATGCCATTGCTGAACTGTTGAAGGAAGAGGACGTGCTGGCGTATGAATTTGAGGGGAAACGATATGACTGTGGCAGTAAGCTCGGTTATCTGACAGCGACAGTTGAATATGCCCTCAAGCATCCAGAGTTGCGCGAGGATTTCTTGCAGTATCTGCGAAGCTACTGTTTCCCGTCAGAATAG